The following are from one region of the Stigmatella ashevillena genome:
- a CDS encoding EscT/YscT/HrcT family type III secretion system export apparatus protein: MTLELLWTQLEHLGPHTDAVALCSARLVPMAFLCPLLGGQAVPSTVKLSLVLSLALFLHLAAGVKVPVPVETLGEWGALVLRELAYGTAVGLLAALPFDAARMGGRFIDLFRGASAEASLPVAGSRESATGDVLYQLLVAQVVTGGLFPVVLSGILRGFGVVPLGASVPSEAATRHVVLLAGSALATGLAVGAPIAAASMAVDCWVGMASRAAPQMNLQELGAPLRILGGGALLWLGVGVLCERLLAEVASLEGALLLLGEGSR, encoded by the coding sequence ATGACGTTGGAACTTCTCTGGACACAGCTTGAACACCTCGGGCCCCACACGGATGCCGTGGCGTTGTGCTCCGCGCGGCTGGTGCCCATGGCCTTCCTCTGTCCGCTCCTGGGAGGGCAGGCCGTGCCCAGCACCGTGAAGTTGTCCCTGGTGCTGAGCCTTGCCCTCTTTCTGCATCTGGCCGCCGGGGTGAAGGTGCCCGTGCCCGTGGAGACGCTGGGGGAGTGGGGGGCGCTGGTCCTCAGGGAGTTGGCTTATGGGACCGCGGTGGGTCTCCTGGCCGCGCTTCCTTTCGATGCGGCGAGGATGGGAGGACGGTTCATCGATCTGTTCCGGGGCGCCTCCGCCGAGGCGAGCCTTCCGGTGGCGGGAAGCCGCGAATCCGCGACAGGGGATGTGCTCTATCAGCTGCTCGTCGCGCAGGTGGTGACCGGAGGGCTGTTTCCCGTGGTGCTTTCGGGGATCCTCCGGGGCTTTGGGGTGGTCCCGTTGGGAGCGTCCGTTCCGTCTGAAGCCGCAACACGGCACGTGGTCCTGCTGGCGGGGAGCGCGCTGGCCACCGGGCTGGCGGTAGGCGCTCCCATCGCTGCGGCGTCGATGGCCGTGGACTGCTGGGTGGGGATGGCTTCTCGCGCCGCGCCGCAGATGAACCTTCAGGAGTTGGGGGCCCCCCTTCGCATCCTGGGAGGGGGCGCGCTCCTGTGGCTTGGAGTGGGTGTGCTCTGCGAGCGGCTGCTGGCGGAGGTGGCGAGCCTGGAAGGTGCGTTGCTGCTGCTCGGAGAGGGATCCCGGTGA
- a CDS encoding flagellar biosynthetic protein FliQ: MTQDLLLAVGREALLLMVLASLPPVGASLVVGFIMSLFQATTQIQESTLSVVPKLGAAVLALVLAGPWSAAQLTLFTRQLFTLIAEVAA, translated from the coding sequence ATGACCCAGGATCTCTTGCTCGCGGTGGGGCGCGAGGCACTGCTGCTGATGGTTCTTGCTTCGCTGCCGCCGGTGGGGGCGAGCCTGGTGGTGGGCTTCATCATGAGCCTGTTCCAGGCGACCACCCAGATTCAGGAGAGCACGCTCTCGGTGGTTCCCAAGCTGGGGGCAGCGGTGCTGGCGCTCGTGCTGGCGGGCCCCTGGAGCGCCGCCCAGCTCACGCTCTTCACGCGGCAACTGTTCACGCTCATCGCCGAGGTCGCCGCATGA
- the sctR gene encoding type III secretion system export apparatus subunit SctR — protein MRRFGFIALLLLPGWAAASGQTLAQASHAGNPLTMMAVLAGLSLLPFAVVMLTSFSKIAVVLSLARSAMGTQQAPPTLVLTGLAAVLSAHIMSPVMGRMYEVGAEAAQGAETGAQILAAVERTAEPLRAFLVKHGSAEERSRFVELARELRPPEEAEQVQEGDLFVVVPAFVITELKEAFQMGFLIFLPFLVLDMVIANILLALGMQSLSPSQISLPFKILLFVSVDGWALLAQGLILGYR, from the coding sequence ATGAGGCGGTTCGGGTTCATCGCGCTCCTGCTTCTGCCGGGATGGGCCGCAGCGAGCGGGCAAACCCTCGCGCAGGCCTCTCACGCAGGCAATCCCCTGACGATGATGGCGGTCCTCGCAGGACTGTCCCTGCTGCCCTTCGCGGTGGTGATGCTCACGAGCTTCTCGAAGATCGCCGTGGTGCTGTCGCTCGCGCGCTCGGCGATGGGAACCCAGCAGGCTCCCCCCACCCTTGTCCTGACGGGGCTGGCCGCGGTGCTCTCGGCGCACATCATGTCGCCCGTCATGGGACGCATGTATGAGGTGGGGGCGGAGGCCGCTCAGGGCGCGGAAACCGGAGCGCAGATTCTCGCGGCGGTGGAGCGGACGGCAGAGCCTCTGCGCGCCTTCCTCGTCAAGCACGGCAGCGCCGAGGAGCGGAGCCGCTTCGTGGAGCTTGCGCGCGAGCTGCGGCCTCCTGAGGAGGCCGAGCAGGTGCAGGAGGGAGACCTCTTCGTGGTGGTTCCCGCCTTCGTCATCACCGAGCTGAAGGAGGCCTTTCAAATGGGCTTCCTCATCTTCTTGCCATTCCTGGTGTTGGACATGGTCATTGCCAACATCCTGCTGGCGCTGGGCATGCAGAGCCTGTCTCCGAGCCAGATCAGCCTGCCCTTCAAGATCCTCCTCTTCGTGTCCGTGGATGGTTGGGCCCTGCTCGCGCAGGGGCTCATCCTCGGGTACCGGTGA
- a CDS encoding flagellar biosynthetic protein FliO has product MFNALSPRNRLWVATGLVLGLAAMGWLGRMPVSQAARWGLGALALAGVGMGWWCRRSLGPRFVLPERLRIVSRAGLSQRCGLALVEVDGKRFLVAFGDSFAELHETPLEQRGQGPSRDKLSRRRSSTVPKGVLQ; this is encoded by the coding sequence TTCTCCTCGGAACCGGTTGTGGGTGGCGACGGGCCTTGTGCTCGGGCTCGCTGCAATGGGATGGCTGGGACGCATGCCGGTTTCCCAGGCTGCGCGCTGGGGGTTGGGAGCCCTGGCCCTGGCGGGGGTGGGGATGGGGTGGTGGTGCCGCAGGTCTCTGGGCCCCCGCTTTGTCCTCCCGGAGCGTCTGCGGATCGTCTCCCGGGCCGGTCTTTCTCAGCGGTGTGGCCTGGCGCTGGTGGAGGTGGATGGCAAGCGCTTCCTGGTGGCGTTCGGGGACTCGTTCGCGGAACTCCACGAGACCCCCCTGGAGCAGAGAGGCCAGGGTCCATCGCGGGACAAGCTGTCCCGGCGCCGCTCTTCCACGGTCCCCAAGGGAGTCCTTCAATGA